AGTGTCAGGGAAAAGTTAAGACCATGTTCTTATAAAAAGTTGGCTTTCAAGAGTAGAATGATATTAGATAATGCTGAATATATTAAGATGGTTTGTATTACTCACGCTTACCATAAGATCTTGCTCTCTTTGAAGCTCAACGGTCGATCGCTTCGCTGGGTCCGGGAAAGAGTTGTCCAGGGGCCGAGTCAAAACACCGTGGTTCAAACACACAATCACCACCAGGGCAGTGGTGAGAGCCTGCCGGGCTAGCGGAGCTAAACGCCCCATGGTATGAGCTTAATGTGGTCACGCCTTGTCTTCAGACTTTCCCTGTACTGTGCTTGTGACAACCCAATATTATACTTTACACAATTATTTGTTCGTCATGTCTGATTTATGTTGTGGTGTGTTGGTATAGATTTGGCTGGAAATGATGGTGGCTAGCGAACGAGCTGTATTTATGCTCAACCAAACAAAGACCAAATTTTGTGCCAAATACTTTTCGAGGACATAAGTGGTTATTGATaaaccaaaaaaacattttacgaTGTAGgtgtgttgtttgtttaagtAAAGCGTACTTCAATTCATTAGGGTCAATATTAACATTCAGACGTTTTTTCAAATAAGGCAAAACTTTTTTACGGttgttttcaaattattgtTGGGGTCTTTGAGGTCCCAGATTGTGCTATAGTAAAGCAAACATAATCAGTCGAATTGTAATGCCTTTATAACTTCCAAACATCAATTAACTCAAGCCTTTGACAAGCTTTAGTGTCAAAAATCATACATTTATTAGCAGCCATAATTGCAGTCTTTagtaaaacatttcaatgtGACTTGTAGCTTGTAAATCATCTGTGATCCaaacattgatttttgtttcattattaaaaacaacaattttaaacaaaacttctCTACTAAAAAGGATGGCGAGTACTAAACTTCAAATTACACCTACTGTAGACCAAGACTATTAATAACTCACGAGTAATTCTGTTTCATAGATTAAAGGTATTAAATGTCCGTGCTTACAAGAAATCATGAACACTATTAACATTCTTCGCAACAATTTTGGAGAAACAGTTTCACTCTGGCAGGGCAACTGGACGCCAAACAGGCGGGAAAATTAAATCACGAACATCACGTTTGCCTTTCCCTCCTTTGCtcttttttccttttcctttacTCTTACTTCCTTTACTCTTACCTCCTTTACTCTTACTTCCCTTTCCCTTACTTTTACTTCCCTTTCCCTTACTTTTACTTCCTTTTCCTTTACTCTTACTTCCCTTTCCTTTGCTCATGCTTCCCGAACCCTTGCTCTTACTTCCTTTACTTTTACTTCCCTTTCCTTTACTTTTACTTCCCTTTCCTTTACTCATGCTTCCCGAACCCTTGCTCTTACTTCCTTTACTTTTACTTCCCTTTCCTTTACTTTTACTTCCCTTTCCTTTGCTCATGCTTCCCGAACCCTTGCTCTTACTTCCTTTACTTTTACTTCCCTTTCCTTTACTTTTACTTCCCTTTCCTTTACTCATGCTTCCCGAACCCTTGCTCTTACTTCCTTTACTTTTACTTCCCTTTCCTTTACTTTTACTTCCCTTTCCTTTACTCATGCTTCCCGAAGCCTTGCTCTTACTTCCTTTACTTTTACTTCCTTTTCCTTTACTTTTACTTCCCTTTCCTTTACTCATGCTTCCCGAAGCCTTGCTCTTGCTTCCTTTACTCTTACTTCCCTTTCCTTTACTTTTACTTCCTTTACTGCTTTTGCCTCCTTTACTTTTGCTTCCCTTACAGTGGTTGTGACTATGGTTGTGGCTATGTTTATGACTGTGGTTGTGGCTAGCGCTATGGTTATGGCTATGCTTATGGCTATGGCTACCTTTGCCTTTACTCATCTTACTGTCTGAATCTTCACATGACCCGCTCTCGGAACTATCACTTGGTTCCGGGTGCCAAGGTATCCAGGGACGCTGAGTTGTCGGAATTACAGCAGTGGTGGGTATCGGTGccaatgttgttgttgtaagaCGCTTGGTAGTGGTAGGTTCcggagttgttgttgttgttctagTGGTTGTTGTAAGGCGCTTGGTAGTGGTAGGTTCCggagttgttgttgttttacggGTTGTTGTAAGACGCTTGGTAGTGGTGGGTTCCGGGGTTGTTGTTCTACGGGTTGTTGTAAGACGCTTGGTAGTGGTGAGTTCCGGGGTTGTTGTTTTACGTGTTGTTGTAAGACGCTTGGTAGTGGTAGGTTCCGGGGTAGTTGTTGTTCTACGGGTTGTTGTAAGACGCTTGGTAGTGGTGGGTTCTGGGGTAGTTGTTGTTCTACGTGTTGTTGTAAGACGTTTGGTAGTGGTGGGTTCCGGGGTAGTTGTTGTTCTACGGGTTGTTGTAAGACGTTTGGTAGTGGTGGGTTCCGGTTCCATGGTAGTTGTCTTCTTTGTAGTCGCTGGTCTCGAAGGTGTTGGATCCGGGCCCCATGGAAACGGTTTCGTAGTCTTTGCTCTGGGAACAGTTGGGTCAGGTCCCCACGGTAGTGGTTTCGTAGTTTGTGGTCTTGGATGTGTTGGATCCGGACCCCATGGAAGCCCTTTAGTAGGCGTCGGTTTCTCGGTAGATGGCTTGGTATGCATGCAATGGCATTGATGACCATCATGGTCATGGTCATGGTTCTCATTTGAGTCTTGCTTACTATTGTCACCCAATGGCCATGTTACCCATTCACGCTTCTCTGGATGGCCGTAGTCCGCTTCCGTGACGTAGGCTCCGTCGTCAACATTTGTGAAAACTCTCTCTTTGATGGTGTTTTCTTGGTTGGTCGCGTGGCGCTCGTGGAGAAGTTGTctctgcaagaaaataatatgtTGTTAACGTTTCATGTACTGCATCATTTATAAATCACTTTTATAAAAACTATTACATAAGCACCGACTCTCCTTGTATCATCACCTTTATTATTAGGTCTTATGCTATGGGTatttttatgagctaggtctgggagggcacatcttttttatgacagttttttgttttacttttgcccttccctggacggcctgtgcttgttttaattgtattgtccgaagaatttaaatacataaaataaaataaatattgttggaAAATTAACATAACCAAAGGAAGACTAGCGTATAGTGCATTTTTAGAAACTTCCTTTCCTCGAACgtgtcatttttttcttccGAATCAAAATCAACTCACTTGGGCCTACTTCTTCTCAGACGAGGTTGAACTTAATTGGTTCATAAATTCGAAGTTCAAatcaaaaacataaaaaaataatatcgaTGGAGAATGTGGAATATTCATTCTGGTTTGGAGATTGAGGGTTTGGAAACTGAGACGCACGGAAATGGTACCATTGTGTCAAATAATTGTAACTTCCGATTTAAGACAAAGGTTTGTGAGGGGGGCATGATACGCACGCCCCCACCCCTGTCCAATGATAGGAATATTTGGGTACGAAACCTCCTCCCTTCTCTCTTGAAAACCCCTCAGTGAAAGGAACGGTTTACTCACCACAAAGTCAAAGTCGGCTCTTTGATGTTGCTCAGCGGATTCACTCGCCGATACTGAAATAGAGTTAGACAGAGGCCGTGCTATAACACCGGGCCTCAAACAGACACAGACCAGTATCGTAACGAGAGCTGTACGTGCTAGCGCTGTGGAGAGCCCCATGGTGATACAACCCCGTCCTCGGTACCTCAGCTAGTTCTGTACTACGTCTCGCCAATATCAAACTTTTATTATGAATGCTTCTGAAATTGTAATCCCTGTTTTATTATATGGGTGAGGCATCACTGAACATCATGATAGAAATGCAAATGACTACCATAAACTACAGTTAAATGGTTGCTACCAAGTTACAGTATTATTCGGCATCAGCTTAGCtgctttgttattgtttgtgttcTTAACCATTATATAATCTTTTCTTTGGTTTAAACCGCCATAAATGTCTTGATTAGAACTGATTAAAATTTAGCTGTGTAGCCCGTTGGTGCGCAGTATTTTCTGGAGGCAACTTCCTAGCAACAATATCTCGCATATACAGCAGTGGCACAAAATCTGCTTAtctgggtgggtggggggggggggcaggggggcaaGCTTGAAATTACGGGGCGTaatcacacaaacaaacaaaatgactgcCGTGGAGATTTGTTCAATCctttaaaaatcacaaattgAGGTTTAATCTACGAACAACCATCCCACTCTCCTTACTACGTCATTCTTGATACACACGTCACGTACTGTTTATAGAACATACGAATCACAAAACTGTAATATTTAAattggttatgacgtcatgaCAAGAGCAGTGGTCTCTGCACGCGGCCCCCGGTTGAGAGCGCCCGTGTGTGCTGTTAAACTGGGTGAAAGGTCGAatttccatgtacagccaccaACTCTCCTTTGATCATAACACAGCCCCTTCAGTTACCAATGGATCTTGCTTTAAGGAATCATTGCAAAATATTGTATGGTCCCGTATATCTTAAATTGTAAAATACTAATTATACCAATCGACTTTTCGTAACTTGGTTTTGATTGGAGGCATGGGAAATTATAACAAATGTTGAGGGCCTATTTATTAAACTAATTTAAAGTAATATTGTATAGACTAGTTTGAATGGCTTCCTATGAAttggaaatacaaaaaaaatactaacaaaaaatacacaaaattgtGTCGACCAACATAATCATTCAAACTTGATTTATTGGACCTAAGCAATGTATTGAACAAAACATCAATCGtccattattttattaaaactgACGAGACAAATTGTGCATTAGATATGTGAAAATTGATTACATTTACTTATACATTCGTAAAAACCTAGATTTTCCAATATTTGTTAGTACTACGACactaagaaaacaaaaccatcGAAAGAGATGTCAAAAGCCTGGACACAAAACTATTGTTGAGGTTCGAGTGTATTCGTTATTATACCAAACAGCATTGAGCAAAAGGTAAATTGTTTATCCCACTATCGATGTCAAATCTATATCCTTGCTTCTTTTGGCACGTTTTTAACCGCcatattttatttacaattacAATGGAAATTACTTTGAAGAACATTAACTACTAAACGGATTAAACCTTAATTAGTATACAAAACTAAGAAACCTACATCAAACAGTTGTACATAAGAATGAAGCATTTAAGGTAGAATAATAGTGAAGTAAACAAATCAATCTAAAGATTTACCAGTTTTATTTCAGACACTGATGGAATAAACAGAAGTAAATAATGTTTGTCAATCCTGACAATAgagcattttatggaaaaattaaaattaaaatatgcAAACCATTGACATTGTAAAAACCTACTCttactaaaaacaaattcagtCCTATGACACTAAGAAAACTAAACCATAGCAAGAGGTGTTCGACTGAAGCACAAACACCTAGTAATTGTTGGGGGTTCCACAGGTTTCATACCCATTTGCTTATTATAAAAAACTGTTGTGATTATATTCAAGATTGTCTGAAATTGATTTGATAGGTGAACATTATAAATAACTTGAGACACTTATAAACAATACACTGTAAAAAGTTTCCTCCTGTCTGTTTCTAGTCAACTGATAAAAAACAAGTAGTCGATTGAAATGATTCAACTTAATGTATAAGTACACAGTGTCCACATTGTATATAGTAGGGTTAACTAGAATATATCGCACTAACATTTAGAAGATGACTGTGTTTTATAGTTGCATTCTAACAATTCTAATCCTTCAAACCACTACTTAATGAATATGTATATGAATTCAATTTGCATATTTCAAGTTTGCATATGATGAATATTAATTAGTCCTCTTGTTGTGCTTCAGTGGCGGCGACCATTCTGCTGAAATGTGAGTCTGGTTTGGCCAGCAACACGGACGGTTTGTCAAACTCAGCAACCtgttgaaaaaaagtaaaacaaatgttaGGCTTAAATTCTTATAACTACTCAAAATGTTGGTGTGTGCTTGCCTGTATGAAGGGCCTTAAGCTCTAGCCCTTTTTCAATGCACACAAAGTACCTTTTTGGGGAAACACAAAGTATTTGTTTCCAGTATTACAAAGCTGTAGGCAATACAATGTCTCATAAGGAAAAAGTTTGAGGATTGTTGTtacat
The sequence above is a segment of the Asterias amurensis chromosome 12, ASM3211899v1 genome. Coding sequences within it:
- the LOC139944964 gene encoding uncharacterized protein — its product is MGLSTALARTALVTILVCVCLRPGVIARPLSNSISVSASESAEQHQRADFDFVRQLLHERHATNQENTIKERVFTNVDDGAYVTEADYGHPEKREWVTWPLGDNSKQDSNENHDHDHDGHQCHCMHTKPSTEKPTPTKGLPWGPDPTHPRPQTTKPLPWGPDPTVPRAKTTKPFPWGPDPTPSRPATTKKTTTMEPEPTTTKRLTTTRRTTTTPEPTTTKRLTTTRRTTTTPEPTTTKRLTTTRRTTTTPEPTTTKRLTTTRKTTTPELTTTKRLTTTRRTTTPEPTTTKRLTTTRKTTTTPEPTTTKRLTTTTRTTTTTPEPTTTKRLTTTTLAPIPTTAVIPTTQRPWIPWHPEPSDSSESGSCEDSDSKMSKGKGSHSHKHSHNHSASHNHSHKHSHNHSHNHCKGSKSKGGKSSKGSKSKGKGSKSKGSKSKASGSMSKGKGSKSKGKGSKSKGSKSKASGSMSKGKGSKSKGKGSKSKGSKSKGSGSMSKGKGSKSKGKGSKSKGSKSKGSGSMSKGKGSKSKGKGSKSKGSKSKGSGSMSKGKGSKSKGKGSKSKGSKSKGSGSMSKGKGSKSKGKGSKSKGKGSKSKGKGSKSKGGKSKGSKSKGKGKKSKGGKGKRDVRDLIFPPVWRPVALPE